In Nicotiana tabacum cultivar K326 chromosome 11, ASM71507v2, whole genome shotgun sequence, a single window of DNA contains:
- the LOC142165761 gene encoding uncharacterized protein LOC142165761, whose protein sequence is MSNVLQHQHQSMESAYDILENLKEMFGDQNHAAKQTAMKALLNTKMVEGSSVRDHVLKMMSLLNELEVLGANIDKDTQSAETIIKQQAPSMALNFETGSASKPRGGQKKKKTQKPSVGGATAGVKKAKGKCYHCK, encoded by the exons ATGTCAAATGTTCTGCAACATCAGCATCAGTCAATGGAGTCTGCTTATGACATTCTGGAAAATCTCAAAGAAATGTTTGGAGATCAGAATCATGCGGCTAAGCAGACTGCCATGAAAGCTCTTTTGAATACCAAAATGGTTGAAGGTTCATCGGTTAGGGACCATGTTCTGAAGATGATGAGTCTTCTGAATGAACTGGAGGTCCTTGGAGCTAACATTGATAAGGATACGCAG TCGGCGGAGACTATTATCAAGCAACAAGCTCCTTCTATGGCATTGAATTTTGAGACAGGTTCTGCTTCTAAACCGAGAGGCGgtcagaagaagaaaaagactCAAAAACCCTCTGTTGGTGGCGCAACTGCTGGTGTGAAGAAGGCTAAGGGCAAGTGTTATCACTGCAAGTAG